Proteins from a single region of Candidatus Polarisedimenticolia bacterium:
- the rpsF gene encoding 30S ribosomal protein S6: protein MVKYESIFIVDPGATDDEVGGWVKGFEEAIQGAGGTVRKVERWGKRRLAYRVGRHEDGNYTLLQMECAPPTAKELERRYRMNDR from the coding sequence ATGGTAAAATACGAGTCCATCTTCATTGTCGACCCCGGAGCCACCGACGACGAAGTCGGCGGGTGGGTGAAAGGGTTCGAGGAAGCCATCCAGGGTGCCGGCGGGACCGTCCGCAAGGTGGAGCGCTGGGGCAAGCGCCGCCTGGCCTACCGCGTCGGCCGCCATGAGGACGGGAACTACACGCTGCTGCAGATGGAATGCGCTCCGCCGACCGCCAAGGAGCTCGAGCGCCGCTACCGGATGAACGATCGC